Genomic window (Diabrotica undecimpunctata isolate CICGRU chromosome 6, icDiaUnde3, whole genome shotgun sequence):
CGTGCCAACCTAAGCAAACTGCATCATTAACACTTCCATTTTGCccacaaacttttttaaacacaactccatttctcttttggAAATTTTTAAGCCACCCTTCACTTGCCGCAAGTTTTTGATGCTTAGGGTAGACGCGAACTCTTTTGCTTTTTCTTTCAACAAGTTTCCGCTAATAGACACTTTTTGTTCTCTACACTGTTTTAGCCAAATGACCAGACTTTCTTCCAGATGAGGGAATTCATCTTTAGTAGATCTTTTcctatgtaaaatgtaaaatctatgtaaaatcttcaataatatctatgacacaggcaatatcccaaaagattggctactttcagaatttattaccttaccaaagaaacagggagcaaaaaagtgcggagaatataggctaataagtctaatgagccatacattaaaactttttcttaaaattatacatcgtagaatatacaagctatgcgaagagagaatacaagacacacagtttggattcatgaagggcgtaggtacaagagatgcactgtttagtctacaagtattatttcaaagatgcagagatatgacttgcgatatttacacctgctttgtggactaccaaaaagcatttgatacagttcaacaccaaaaaatgatggatattctaacaaaagcccaaatggatgataaagatcggcatataatacaaaatttataatggaaccaatcagccacaataagaacgaattttggaggtgaaccaacggaaatgatccagattctacgaggcgttagacaaggttgtatactttcacctatattatttaatctatattcagaggaaatatttagtgaagccttggaaaaatgcgaacatggaatacttctaaatggagaacgcctaaacaacatccgttatgcagacgacaccgttatttttgcagacagtttgaacagtttacagcaactgataaacaaagtaaatgaagtaagtgaaagatttggacttaaagtaaatataacaaaaactaaatttatgatcatcagcaaaaataaagttagagacgctcaactacttatcaataatacaccagtggaccgagtaaaacagtataactatcttggaacaacagtaaatgaacaatgggatcactcacaggaaataaaatgtagaatagagaaggctaggagtgcattcaataacatggccaaactctttaaaagccacaatcttaatctggagataaaagtaaggctcctacgatgttatatcttctcaatattgtattacggagttgaatcctggacactaactgaagcaatggagaaaaaacttgaagccttcgagatgtggctatacaggcgaattctaaggatatcatggacagacaagataaccaacgagaccgtattacgaagagtgggcaaagtaagagaggtgatgtataccattaaaaggagaaagttggaatatctcggatatataatgagaaacagcactaaatacagattactgaaggtaatcctagtagagtactacaactgatcattcaagggaaaatagacagcagaaggggtccagggaggagaagacactcgtggctccaaaacttgcggcaatggttcggattgtcatctgctgaactattcagatctgccgtaaacaaagtcagaatagccatgttgattgccaacgttcggaacggacaaggcacatgaagaagaaggtaatcctacagggtaaagtattcggaaagcgaggaattgggagaaggagaatatcatggttgaagaacctgtgAGAaactccacaacaacaacgaatctatttaaagcatcagtcaataaaataattatagccagaatgattgccaatattcggaacgaataggcactgaaagaagaagaagagatcttTTCCGTACCCCAGCAGTTTGAGCAGCATTAGTTTCTCCTTGTGCTTTATTATGATTGAGAGAGTACTCAGAggaattttaaattcttttgcaACATCACTTTTCTTCTCACCTTCCTCAACTTTTTGGATTAACTTCTTCCTTTTAGCAATCGTCAAACATTTATACTTTCTAGAGCTCatgactaacaaaattttaatctgtATACCAACAAAAGAGCAACAGTAACTAATAACTAAACAAACCAATTCGTGAGAAGTGTGTGTCAAATATATAGTCAAATTAATCATAAAAAAACAAAGGCGCGTTGATACATACAATCTTTCCGACTCTTTGTCTCTGCTACTTCGAATTGTCGAGTGTTGGAAGCAGTCGAGTTGGAATTAACGCATCGTTTTGTTatataacaataatttttttcgtTCGAATTACCAAGTGCATAAAaatatattgatttattttgaaatataaagaGATTTTGTAGGGAACTTAAAATCAGAACTGTAGGTTTGAATTAACGCGAGCCGACTGTGGCATACTCACCTCTGTGTAAAGTAACAGGAATTGTTGGTCTTGATACAACTTTCGAATCCGATTTCATCGTCGTAGCATGGATCCAATGGTTCTTTTTGCTCTCTATCTTAGGCTCTGAATGTGAAATATATGATTTGTCTTGTACTGTCACATGATGCTTAAAATAGTTTTCAGTGTTTTTAGAAACCTTACAAAAGAAGAACagttatttttattgtgtataaAGAGGCACGTCATCTCTACTAGGTACTACATCTACAGATGGAAAACGAACCATACCAAATAAGGCGCGTTATATCACAAAAACTACTCAAAACATGCAAATATAAgtgtattttctttattttttatggtgAATTTGAAGATTATAAAGTGTGTAcctacaaacaaaaatataagtCAGCTACAGCATATTTCAAGTAACGTCTTAGTATAGTATATTTATAAAAAGCGAAAAACCAGGTAACTTAGTTGTATTGAAATATAAACGAGTAAACATTATCTGAATAAGTGAGACAGGGAAGAGTTTCACGGCCACTTTTGTTTAGATTAAATTGTgaagaaattttcaaaaatattctcAATAATATTAAAGCAGAGGCTTTAAATGAAGAGACTTTTATCTTCACCTTCCCAAAATAATTACATACTCTCCTAACATCCATaatttatatctatctatctatctatacagcccttgctgtccaattttggacataggcctcctcttccttcttccttcttcttcttaaggtgccatgcatttctgcgtaggcgtccaccgtacatcgtcttgtcaggtgagatgttaaatattctggattaaataattctgtttttagcagcattgcgaagcatttcatagctgtggattcctgtccattgtcgaatattgcgcagccatgacatttttttacgtccgagacctctcctaccctctattttcccttcgagtatcagttgctgaaaagtgtatcgttctcctcgtatgatgtgccccaagtatgcagtcttcttactttttacataattaaaaagttccctatcctgtaagcccgctcttctgagtacttcctcatttctgaccctgtccgtccatgatattctgagcattcgacgcaggcaccacatttcgaacacttcaagtttgttaatggaactggcctttaacgtccatgcttccattccgtacaggagaacaggccacacgtaacacttaagcatcttgtatcggaggttgaagtccaatttgcgatcagtcagaaacttacgaagcctcaaaaaagcatttctggcttgttcaactctgctctttatttcattctcggggtcccaaccctcattcagcaaacatcccaagtatttgaattgcctgacttgttcgatttcttctccagagacatatatctttgcgttggggtaatcatttctacttataatcattgattttgtcttcttgatatttattttcaaaccccgagcttcacttgcaagagttagatcattcaaaaggcactgaagatcttcgatgttatctgccactatggctgtatcatcggcatacctgatgttattaataaatatgccgttaactttaatacccttattagagtcttccactgcttctgcgaaggctttttctacgtataaattgaacagcattggagacagtatacaaccttgccttactccttttttaatggagaaatcttctgtttcgttggaattttgaagacgtactgttgctgtctgattccaatacagattggcaatgattcttatatcctttgcatccaatcccaactcttgtaggtattttatcatcaattcatgttttacattatcgaatgctttctcgtaatcgatgaaacagataaaaacatcctttctttgatctaaacaattctgtatcaatgtttgcatactaaagatcgcttctctcgtgccaagtccatttttgaaaccaaactgactccatccactgacctcttcacatttcttaaacaatctagtgtgaagtattctcaggaaaagtttcaaaaagtgactcattaggcttattagtcggtggtccttgcagaagttcgcacgtggtgtttttgatagggcgataaatgtagatcgaagccaatcttttggaatctggcccgtatcgtagatgtcgttaaagagcttgacaataatgtctaggttttcttcattaagtaacttgattgtttctgcgtacatatcatctggtcctggggttttgttactttttaatagtttgatagcttgtacaatttcagctttcaaaatacttgggccctacaaatggtctcccagttgtggtggtttttgtgttctgtcatcattgaacaaattggctgtgtacattttccaagtattaagtatatcgctagggtccgttattaattcattttggtcattatgtataccagtgacttgttttttcttgaagacaccagcaatttccttaatttttttgtgaagattgaagctgtcgccgagtttatataggctttcagcctcggcgcaaagtgtagtcatccagatctccttcgccgctataatttctttacgaatttgactgtgtatatttcggtaccctacttcgtcctgcctgatcttacactgcctgcgttgttccatcatctctaatatttcttctgtcatcaactcattcttggtagttgttttactctcgagtagaaaagtgttgttcaactcatcaaatgattcttttatggtggtccatgacttttcaacatcattctcagttgccatattagagaacctattgtttatttcctctgtgtacgcttcatttgtttcattgtttttgagttttctaatgtttactgatgccttctggtgttttcttttagctgtagcgagcctcagtttgatatttgctactaagggattgtggtcggatcctatgtccaggtaatgcagataccttagtaatagcattcctgtaccttctattaattgtcacataatctatttggttccTTATAATGCCCTGATGTCCGTCTAAAGGCGACTTCCATGTGtgcttcttccacgtctctctattgtaggcagtttgtatccacttagggcatgcgtgtttcttcaagtcatctgaccatcgcatttgtggAAGCATATTTTATATACGAAGATTAAAGAGAGAGATAAGTTTATGGACGCTAGAGATATTAAACGTTAAAGAATTACCTTGGAGTAAACTTGAGGTACAAAACTTTTTGGCTTTACGAAATGAGATGGTTTAGATTGTCTTTGATTGTGCGACGCCATCAGTTCGTATAACTTATTTCGATAATCGTCTACAGATAGCCTGACGTCATCGTTTAACGGCACCTGAAATCAAATTAAAGAATAAAGTGGTAATgtagaataaattttatttaaggtTGCAAGAGGTCACTCTACTTCCTTTAAAATCTCCCACAATAATTTAACAAGAGGTTTATAATTGCAATTGAGATTGATTTGTGTTTTTAACACCTTGATTGCTTTACGTATCCCCGGGGACATGTGCGTAATTTTTCAACTGTGCTGTAGTAAAATTATTGAAATCGTCGCATCTTGCGGTAGCAATAAGAATGGTATTTGTACCTCTTTATAAGTGTAACAAATAGCTATCGATAGCAAATTTTTAATTCTCGCTACTGATGTCGGTAATATAAGACATGACCCGGAGACACGTGccgtacataaacaaaaatgtattgtTAGTATGCCTCACAGACCCCGGGAGGCATGTGTCATTGCCATTCGTTTCAACTTGTTGGTGCTTGTCGCTGTGTATATTCAGTTTGTTTATTGTAGTTCATTGAAGTGTGAGTAGTACTTGTTAAAATGTCGAAAAGGGTAAGTTATATGGTTGATATAGTGAAACAAAAGGTGATAGAAGTTGCAAATGAGCAAACAATCAGTGATCATAAAAACTTTGGAGAGAGTTCTTACTAGAGAGAATATATAGTACCTTTCAGAGAGAGACTCCATTTTCGTCAGTACATCCCCAACAAGACTCATAAATATGGAGTGAAATTATACAAACTCTGTTCTTCTGAAGGCTATACTTTTAACGTAAGTATTTACACAGGAAAAATGAACAATAACCAGTTAATGTAGCATACTCTGAAGCAGTTGTTCTAAAATTACTTCAGTGTATCACAGACAAAACTGGCAAAATATTATTTGTTGATAACTTTTATTCAGAAATACCTCTCGTTAAAAGATTTTTAGCAGAAAATATGGTGTACTGTGGGACTCTtagaggaaacagaaaagaaaaacCACCTATTTTTAACCAGTCCAAGAATATGAAGCGAACAGAGGTCattggaaaaaagaaagatgTACTAATAATTATTAAGTGGATGGATAAGAAACCTGTGTTAATGATTTCAAGTGTCTCAGCCCATACTAAACAGTTGATTCCAACAGGAAAGCAGAATAGGCAAAAAGAGGATATTGTGAAACGAAATGTATAATTAATTACAACTCTGCAAAGAAGGCGTAGACTATTCTGACCAGATAAGTATTTtgtattagtaaatttactaatgtttgtcttttgagaacgatttccgaagtggatattgaaacgtcaataaacgtactttaacctttacttgtggcttattcccatttaaacagtAATAAACCATTTAATGGTTTTCATGTTAAATGAAATAATTTTTCTTCTTAGTACTTACCGTGACTGACATTTCAAGAGATATCTCCTGATCAGGATTGTGGAATCTCGCAATATAGGAATGTTCCAAAGCTTCTTCTGCTGTAAGTCTGTCGTGTGGGTTAAACACCAACAATCTATTTATAAGATCGATTGCATCTGAAGGTACATTGTTGCCTAGGATCGAAACAAGGGGGATTTTTTGAACTGCAGACGCATTTTTGATCATTGAAGATCCAATGCCGGAAATACACACCATACTTATATctacaaaataattgtattattatttttatgtgaaaaatattgataaattCGATTACAATGTCTATTGTAAATTCTAAGGTAAGCTTTctattttaaattccattttaggAGCTGAATTCATAAAATATTATACAAAGACAAAAATGACAGCACTAGATATTATGGCGATTgttaacacatttttttaaattagaggaaaaaatagacaaaattaCTCCCAAATACATTATTTTATGAAAAGAAAAGAAGATACGTAAATGCAAGAACTGTAAGGTAGTAGTTAGTGAAACTGTGAGCCAGAAACATAAGTTTTTTGTACTGGACATCGAAGTAAACAGCGAAACTAAATCAAAATATTGGACAGTAACACAAAAAATCGAGTGATGTATGTTAAAAAATGGGAAAAAGGTCTCTTCAGGGTAAAAATTGGTACTGCTACAATTTGGAGGAATATTGCCAGTATTATTAGATATACTGCTGTTGAAATACTTATAAACACTTCAAGAAATATGGTTGATAATAAAGAGACCTGCTGGTGACAATCGAAATTCAAGAAGAAATAAATGAGAAGagtaaattatataaaaagtGACAAGAAAATAGGTGATACACAGATCTTCACAACTTTGAGGAattcaaatgtttttttaaacgtaTTTACACGCTTTTTACAATTGCTAAAACTACTTTTACCTTCTTGACTTGGCGTAGGAATGGTCGCCATTATCTTCTCTACTTGGTTCACCGTAGACGTTCCTGGAAAGATAGGTTTTCCTAAAACCATTTCTGCAAGAATGCATCCTATGCTCCATAGATCTATGCCTTTTGTATACCTCCTATTAGCTATTAGAATTTCGGGTGCTCTATACCACCTAGTTGCCACATAGTCAGTCAATGTAGGATCACCATCTGATCCGTTGACGGATCCTTCCGATCCTTGCGAAAGAGATCTGGCTAATCCAAAATCTGCTATCTTACATCTATAAAACACAGAATGAAACTCTTACATAAAATGTATTAAACTAGATAAAAAACTatcaattattatatgattgtatGTAATTGATGACATGCCAAAAAATTGACACTTACCGCTAACCTAAAAATAGtccattaaaatttttttatataatgtaaatgtctacagttcaatgatatTGCAAACATATTAGAATCAATAAAGAAATTATGTACGTTAGACACAATGTAGCGACACGTAAAACAACAAACATTCGCAAGTTTTGCGCAATTTAAACAATAGAGTAGTTTATATTATTCTATATTACAGTATATTTTTTCCTTTTACATGGCTTCTTCGATCTTATTTCTACATATCTTCTAGAGTAATCTCCTTCCTTCATCATAAAGAGCCTCACCCTATTATTTTCTTCATCCAGCTGTTGTCAATAGTTTTTCTTTCACCTCTTTACTTAACCCTTAATATTTTATCTCCTCTATATTAGGGTGAATATTTTAAGTTGTAGAATCAAATAACTGAAGTACGTAAAAGTTGTTTTAATATTGTTACGCTGAAGCATTTGCTACGCCATTGATACCGATTCCAACGGAATTCTACGATGTTCGGACGTAACTAGAATTCTAGAAACTGGTCGAATGATTCGAAGCAAAACTTAACAGCGTCTAGAGCAGGGGTTCCCAAACTTTTTTGTAACACGCCCCCTTTTGTTGAAATGAAAGTTTCTCGCGCCCCCACGCCTTAACAATAACTTTTATGGGCCtaggaacaaaacaaaaacaaataagtatTACATAGAAAACAAAACATGTATTTATACTGCCATAAGATACAATAATATCGGTTCAAATGGTACGATATTTGGATTTTCAAACTTGATCCTTCATAAATGTCCTTGAAGCGTGTTTCTTCTGAAATTGACTCTACTTTAGGGAAACTCGAATAATTACAGGGGTTTGCTAATATTTTATACATCCAAAGTTACAATTTCTCAATATAAATCTTGATCGCATCACGATGAGTAGCTATATTTGTGTCTCCACCCTGCACTTTTAGGTTGAGGCTGTTTAACGAGTCAAAGATGTCTGACAAATAAGCCAATATTACTTGGGTACAATGTTTTTTGAAGGTCACGCTTAGTTCACTTTGCTTTTGCTGTTCCAaaaaggtggctacttcatctcgAAGGTCAAATAATCTTACCAACATGTTTCCTTTTGAGAGCCATCATACTTCTGTATGAAATAGCAGTGTTTTGTGATCACTCCCTTAATCTTCACAAAGAGTTTTAAACCGTCGAGTATTCAACGCactgttttttatgtaattcacTACTTTAAGACAGCATTCAGTTCATTTAAAAGAGTTTTTGCTGCCAAGGCTTATCGATATATAACACAATGTATCCTAGTCACATCAGCATTTTTCTCTCTTACTAATTGTACAAATCCTGAGCGAGAAACAAGCATTGAAGGCGCGCCATCCGTACATACACCCATCAGTTTTTGCCAAGAGAATTCCTGTTTGTCAAAAAAGTGTGACACTGCTTTCATAACATAAATAGGTTTTGTCGTGGTCTCCAACTCAGTAGAAAAGACTAGCTCGTATTTCATTCTTTCGTTTTCAATATACAGAACATAAACAATTAACTAAGAACATTGTGCTATGTCTGTACTCTCGTCTAGCTGAATAGCAAAAAATGGCGATTGTTTTAATGCATCAACTACTTGATTTTGTATGTGTTCGGCCATATCATCAATGCGACGTATCACAGTATTATCAGAGAGAGAGGTATTTGAAATAACTTTTGCTTACTATGCGTTCCAAGAATAATATCAGCTGTCTTTAACAAACACGGTTTAACAAGCGTCTCTCCAATAATATGGCTCTTCTTTTCTTTAGAAATCAGAAGTGATAGCTTGTATGAAGTACTTTTTCAGATAACTGAGCCGTAGAACCAGTACTATCCAACTTCATGcgttttaaattttcagattttgTGGCAAAAAATTCCTTTGGTTTGTCCTTAAAAGAGTTATGTTTGGATGATAAATGTCTTTCAAGACGATTAGGTCTAATTGCATCATTGTTTAATACTTCATAGCAAATTATACACTGAGGATGTTCGACATTATCTTGACGCATACAAATAAACCCATATTTGTATCAAAGTCAACTACGACAATTAAAATTTCACAACACGTACGCTTTTATAATGCAAAAATACGTGCAATCTAGGCCGAGGTATCTCAAACACTTAGTTACAATTGATTAGCTGCGGTTAGCTGGCCTGCGTCTGATGGTGGGAGGGAATGAGGGAGGCAGTGCTTGGTAGAGCTCAGTTGTCAAATGCGCGCTATTGCCACATTGAACGGCTCACATTCCATTCTTTCAAGCATTCGATTTCAAATTTATGTGTAAAGTCAGATGTTACAgtggtttgttttaattttttaaacatcatgatttatttagaattttagaaAGACTACCTAAATTGAATTTACTTTTCGATTTGTCTCGCGCCCCCCTGACATTTTCTCACGCCCCTCAGGGGAGGAGTGCCCACCGTTTGGGAACCACTGGTCTAGAGATTTCTGGAAGCATAGGCGCACTATATATAAGGAACAATTTAGATTTTAGGGGCAGTCGATACAATAAATTTGTACTTATAGTAAATAcgtgtaataaattaatttattacaattaatattttacttaagtacaaattagaaatacagacggaactcatagaagctacaaaagctctgtataaagaaaataaagtgtccattaaaatgggaacaataATCATAGGAgatttcaccacaacaaaagggctcctgcagggttgttccacatctccaaccctatttaaaatatacttagaaaaagccttgactacatggaaaagaaaatgcgaaggcatgggagtaccggtacggaacgaatacctatatacggtaagctttgcagacgatcaagtagtgattgcacaagaccaagacgacctcagctacatgatgaagaaactacaagaagaatataccaaggctggcctagatattaacctcgcgatacagagtacc
Coding sequences:
- the Erk7 gene encoding extracellular signal-regulated kinase 2, encoding MAQSKDKMSEIDEHIMKRFDIQKRLGKGAYGIVWKAIDRKTKEVVAVKKIFDAFRNQTDAQRTYREIMFLQSFKSHPNIVKLHSVHRAANNRDIYLGFEYMETDLHNVIKRKTILKDVHKRYIIYQLLKAIKYIHSGNVIHRDMKPSNVLLDSLCRCKIADFGLARSLSQGSEGSVNGSDGDPTLTDYVATRWYRAPEILIANRRYTKGIDLWSIGCILAEMVLGKPIFPGTSTVNQVEKIMATIPTPSQEDISMVCISGIGSSMIKNASAVQKIPLVSILGNNVPSDAIDLINRLLVFNPHDRLTAEEALEHSYIARFHNPDQEISLEMSVTVPLNDDVRLSVDDYRNKLYELMASHNQRQSKPSHFVKPKSFVPQVYSKVSKNTENYFKHHVTVQDKSYISHSEPKIESKKNHWIHATTMKSDSKVVSRPTIPVTLHRGEVMKAGGDCRSAVKKSSAEAAKKKIITKNISFNHVGKTHGIITQSALMELRAAGLR